GTGTACTTTTCTCGGCGGGCGTATGCATTCTGCGTAAGAGTTGTCTACTTACccgatttttactaattttaagttaattaatgaataatgaataaagtcaacttttattgctattaaaatttattttcttgcagaaaattaaaattatccatCAGCTGGCGTATGCATTCTACGTAcgagttatctatctttaccaacaactttgatttttcgTCGATAAATCCGTaataaaagcttttaaaaatattttgctttgtgaattatgattattttatcatatttaaccATAACCAATAATCATTGTATCGATATATAGCCGCATTTGCCGTGGGACTTACGTGGGACTTACGTGGGACTTGTTTTCTCCGTGGGACTTGTTTTAGTATCAGCGACAAAGGGTGAAACCATGTGGGTGCAAGTTTAAGATCCTTTTTCATCGCGTCATGAGTCTTTTTCATTACTTCGTGTTTCTTGTTTGATAATTAAGAGAGTTGGCTATGATATTTCGCCAGAAAATATTGAAGTGTTGTAGATATTTCGCAACAAACTCAAATTTTCAGATGATGGCTGCAGGATCTACCAACAGTTGGCAAAGAAAAAACGGATTCGAGAGGGAGAGGGTTCCTAGGCCTTTTGTTATTGGTGTTGCAGGGGGAACTGCCTCAGGAAAAGTAAAAACTATCATACATGTAAACGTTGGAAAGTTCTTACTATAAATAATTCTATCAGTCAACACACAATATTGCAAACGAACAAGGACAGTTGTTAAGGTTATAGCATCCTAGTTCAAAATGGGTTCTTGTCTGGAGACAATTCAAAAATACTTGTATGTTGTTATTGAGCTCGCATTTAGGTGAGccattcaaaaatttatcctATAGAAAATGTCCATCTCTATAtggatatcataaaaaaaataataaatctaatGTACAGAATACAGACTAGATATGCTCATTGAAGATTGAATTTGCACAGAAATAGCAAAGTATCATTTAACCCTCTGACTCCGTTACTAACCTATCTCAGTAACTTTCATGAAACTGTGTCTGCACCATTTGTAAATGATTAAATGCAATTATGACACCGGTATCTACTTGCCAAATATTTCTGATCAgatgtcaatatttatttgatacataatataaGAAATCAGATAGTCTAGAGCCTTTTCACTGATGCACTAGATAATTGATATCTCCAACATCTAAGgatgcattaaaaaattaagtttaattcAGCCTTTTACCCACATCTGCATTCCGCAGAGCTCCAAGTACTATTATGTGCTTTGCGCTGCACATCTCTCTCTGTATGTCTTTGTCTGTCTCTgtttgtctgtctctctctctcaagcttgtttacttttatttagTCATCAGTATGTGCCAAAATAATGCAGCAGCTTGGCCAGGATGATGTTGATCACAAACAGCGACAGGTGGTCATCATCAACCAAGACACATTTTACCGCCCCCTCACAGAGGAAGAGAATGCAAAGGCCCTAAAGGGGGAGTTCAACTTTGATCATCCAGGTACACACTATGTATACACTATACATAACTATAGGACAATTGTGATATATTTCttgtgttgtacatgtaatagttaCTAAACCAGTATATGTATTCCCATATTTAGTTCTTTATAACTTTAAAACTGTGGGTGCCAATAGATGTAATCTGATTTGATTACTCATCTAATATTAGAATTAAGATGTGAAACCACTTATCCACAGGACTTAGTATACACTTAAAAAGGTTTGATTCTCTCTGTATTGAATACAATAACATGTGCAGCTTTTGACCAAACTTtggtaaacaaaatttaatgccTTTTTAATACGCATGTActtctgcttttttttttttttaaattcagaacaTATGAAGTACAAATATTTGCACCTTACTTACCGGTATGTTAGTAGAGAAATATAAGCTCAATTCCCTGAGAAAATCCAGACACTAACAGATTGTGTTCTGATGATGATACCTGTATATACCATATATGGTGAGCAAGATAATGCCTTGTTTAACTAATAGCATTAGACTAACAAGGATGCATCTTATCTGTACAATCCTCATTATTAGGTTGATTCATTTCATTTGGTATTTATTTACCTAAATGAGATCTGCcataaagttttatttacatatatttaattaagtattaaggaggctgggtggtcaaccaAGTTTTACATATGGTATTTTTGGCCATAAACTTACAtgaaggtcaagatctagtaaatgattttaTAGTGTCTTTTTGGTGGTAAAAccattatgatgtcataattgatttgaagaatatTTTTCCTGTACTTTACCTCTTTAAAGGAATATGTaggaaattaaacaatttcttgacattctatgttaaatcatggaaaagtaatcccgatacctatattaaatttgacatcatttgaAAAAGGAGGTCAAAAGCTTGTTAAATTCCGTTTTGggggagactgtaggcattctagatgtATTTCAcaagtcaaaaatggacaaaactccaaaATCTGTTCCTTATTTCCTTcacatttcattgaaaatgacagattaaaacatgatttttcattgtgtttaccaacatttttagccccggtacaccctatcaaacaaaactattgttatgaagcatcattgaaagaatttataagttaaattttatgaacctgtacgcacctttcatttactagatcttgaccttaagtaaagaaaaatatccaaatattttagctgTAAAGTATGAtaattttcctatatctttatacagagctcttcttagAGAGATTAAAATGCTATATAAATGGCCCTGACCATCATTTCCTCTAGAAATTCTCAATTTATTAGCCTTACcggtattttatatttttagatgCATTTGATAATGATTTTATGGTGAACACATTAAAAGATTTGGTAGCTGGAAAGGAAGTAAAATTACCACAATATAATTACAAGACAAATGCAAGGTGGgtgtaaaaattaaatgaaacttgTTCAcctctttgaaaatttttgagagaaaatgtgaaaaacaaACAGGAGAAACTAATATTTCACTAAAActctaattatgtacttttttgaTGTATGAATAATACTATGTTCAAAGTccaaatgaaaattgtttattaaagGGTGAAATGATGCATGGGTAAAGATACCAATGATATTGTAATGgtatatgatttaatacaaaatttatgTGAGAAAATGTTAAACAGTTATTTCTTTAGATGTTAATACTgcaataatcattaaaaaaagtttgattttatcAGAAGTTTGACATTTGTTTTAGTTTGAGCAATGATTGGTTTATTGTAGAGAGGAGAAGTGGCACACAGTCTATCCTGCTGATGTTGTTCTGTTTGAGGGCATCTTAGTGTTTTACTTCAAAGAACTCAGAGACATGTACCACATGAAGCTATTTGTTGACACAGATCCAGACACCAGATTGGCCAGGAGAGGTATACctttatatgataaatttgGGAGATGGGATAGGCATGATAATCTTTATCCTGAGTTTCTTAAAACTTAATCACGAATTTTATTTAGGTTTTGAAAATGAACTGAAATCTTTTGGTATGTTATG
The nucleotide sequence above comes from Magallana gigas chromosome 2, xbMagGiga1.1, whole genome shotgun sequence. Encoded proteins:
- the LOC105332762 gene encoding uridine-cytidine kinase 2 isoform X2 encodes the protein MLNLSPESIYILKPCHGEMMAAGSTNSWQRKNGFERERVPRPFVIGVAGGTASGKSSVCAKIMQQLGQDDVDHKQRQVVIINQDTFYRPLTEEENAKALKGEFNFDHPDAFDNDFMVNTLKDLVAGKEVKLPQYNYKTNAREEKWHTVYPADVVLFEGILVFYFKELRDMYHMKLFVDTDPDTRLARRVLRDTKERGRDIENILHQYTTLVKPAFEEFCLPTKKYADVIIPRGADNTVAIDLIVQHIQELLRPSANKIGNKRPRYNSDSFVGRPH
- the LOC105332762 gene encoding uridine-cytidine kinase 2 isoform X1, which translates into the protein MIFRQKILKCCRYFATNSNFQMMAAGSTNSWQRKNGFERERVPRPFVIGVAGGTASGKSSVCAKIMQQLGQDDVDHKQRQVVIINQDTFYRPLTEEENAKALKGEFNFDHPDAFDNDFMVNTLKDLVAGKEVKLPQYNYKTNAREEKWHTVYPADVVLFEGILVFYFKELRDMYHMKLFVDTDPDTRLARRVLRDTKERGRDIENILHQYTTLVKPAFEEFCLPTKKYADVIIPRGADNTVAIDLIVQHIQELLRPSANKIGNKRPRYNSDSFVGRPH